A genome region from Dictyoglomus sp. includes the following:
- a CDS encoding Rrf2 family transcriptional regulator → MFRVSARLDCSIRALVLLGKTYGKEVLSLNKIAEKEGISKDFLAQLMLDLKKANIVESFKGVSGGYILKKPPSEINLKEIFEAIEGPLSIIECIHTSEETCKIQSICSPKKAWEYIEKKISEALESLTLEDLIMGIERKEELLSI, encoded by the coding sequence AGAGCATTGGTACTTTTGGGAAAGACTTATGGTAAAGAAGTTCTTTCCTTGAATAAAATAGCTGAAAAAGAAGGAATTTCTAAAGATTTTTTAGCTCAGTTGATGTTAGATTTAAAGAAAGCAAATATTGTTGAAAGCTTTAAAGGAGTTAGTGGAGGATATATTTTAAAGAAACCTCCATCAGAAATAAATCTAAAAGAAATCTTTGAAGCTATAGAAGGTCCCTTAAGTATTATTGAATGTATTCATACTTCAGAAGAAACATGTAAAATACAAAGTATTTGCTCTCCCAAAAAAGCATGGGAATATATTGAAAAGAAAATATCGGAAGCCTTGGAAAGTTTGACATTAGAGGATCTTATTATGGGAATAGAAAGAAAGGAGGAATTATTATCAATATGA
- the sufC gene encoding Fe-S cluster assembly ATPase SufC has translation MKEILLEAKNLSVSIGEKNIIQKLNFKLTQGVHLLLGPNGSGKSTLLGSIMGLEKFKISGEILWKGENITNLSPDKRFKKGIFLAYQLPPVVRGVRLMDILKKILNINPKADLPKEIYKYLEDLELDESFLEREVNHGFSGGERKKSEILQVLLAKPELALLDEPDSGVDIDSLKLIGKIIQKISEKSNLLIVSHNLKILDYVNPDSVLVLIDGKFIYSDGIEIIHIIEERGYDFVRRKLYVENLSLGN, from the coding sequence ATGAAAGAGATACTGTTAGAAGCAAAAAATCTTTCGGTAAGTATAGGAGAAAAAAATATTATTCAGAAATTAAATTTTAAATTAACTCAAGGTGTACATCTTCTCTTAGGACCAAATGGCTCAGGAAAATCTACCCTTTTGGGTTCAATAATGGGATTAGAAAAATTTAAGATTTCTGGAGAAATTCTTTGGAAAGGAGAAAATATTACAAATTTATCCCCTGATAAAAGATTTAAAAAGGGAATATTTTTAGCCTATCAGTTACCGCCAGTAGTAAGAGGAGTTCGATTGATGGATATTCTAAAGAAAATTTTAAATATTAACCCTAAAGCTGATCTACCAAAAGAAATTTATAAATATTTAGAAGATTTAGAACTTGATGAATCTTTCCTTGAGAGAGAAGTAAATCATGGTTTTTCTGGTGGTGAAAGAAAAAAAAGTGAGATTCTTCAAGTGTTATTAGCAAAACCTGAATTAGCTCTTTTAGATGAGCCTGATTCAGGAGTAGATATAGATTCTTTAAAATTGATAGGGAAAATAATTCAAAAGATTTCAGAGAAAAGTAATTTACTTATTGTATCTCACAATCTCAAGATTTTAGACTATGTAAATCCCGATTCTGTATTAGTCTTAATTGATGGTAAGTTTATTTATAGTGACGGAATAGAGATTATTCATATTATTGAAGAAAGAGGATATGATTTTGTAAGGAGGAAATTGTATGTTGAAAACTTATCTCTTGGAAATTAG
- a CDS encoding SufD family Fe-S cluster assembly protein → MLKTYLLEIRNKALKAKDKISPLGPDINLESFFKEIKEKPIEDLSQLPYEIIENIQYSGISPKEEERAGTFFQIDHSVIYEKINKIYQGKLEISSIEEALNKYEWLENYYGRLISPDTDKYTAWAELRPTGGYFIHVYPNQKIITPIQSCLYIKEGNISQNVHNLIIVEEGAEVFVTTGCLTHLKNEPGVHIGISEFFVKKGGKLFFTMIHNWSEEFHVRPRTAVKIEDGGIFINNYISLKPVKSIQSFPTAYVGKNGIARFYSIIYGKKNSYIDLGAKIILEEEGARGEIVSRIIADESSDIYSRGEIIGKKEKTKGHLDCKGILLKSTARISAIPILIAENPESELSHEAAIGPIAEEEIEYLTTRGFERDEAISTITRGFLNLDIPGLPKVAKEQISYAIAQLEKGGL, encoded by the coding sequence ATGTTGAAAACTTATCTCTTGGAAATTAGAAATAAAGCTTTAAAAGCTAAAGATAAAATATCTCCTTTAGGACCCGACATTAACTTGGAGAGCTTTTTTAAAGAAATTAAAGAGAAGCCTATTGAAGATTTATCTCAGTTACCTTATGAGATTATCGAAAATATACAATACTCTGGTATATCTCCGAAAGAAGAAGAAAGAGCAGGCACCTTTTTTCAAATAGATCACAGTGTGATCTATGAGAAAATAAATAAAATTTATCAGGGAAAATTGGAAATAAGTTCTATCGAAGAAGCATTAAATAAATATGAATGGTTGGAGAATTATTATGGAAGATTGATTTCTCCGGATACTGATAAATATACTGCTTGGGCCGAATTAAGACCGACAGGAGGTTATTTTATCCATGTGTATCCAAATCAAAAAATAATAACTCCTATACAATCCTGTCTCTACATAAAAGAAGGAAATATAAGCCAAAATGTTCACAATTTAATTATTGTAGAAGAGGGAGCAGAAGTTTTTGTCACAACTGGATGTTTAACCCATTTAAAGAATGAACCTGGAGTCCATATTGGAATATCGGAGTTCTTTGTAAAAAAAGGAGGAAAGTTATTTTTTACAATGATTCATAATTGGTCTGAAGAATTTCACGTAAGGCCAAGAACAGCAGTTAAGATAGAGGATGGAGGTATTTTTATCAATAATTATATTTCCCTAAAACCTGTAAAATCAATTCAGAGTTTTCCCACTGCTTATGTGGGAAAAAACGGGATTGCAAGATTTTATAGTATTATATATGGAAAAAAGAATTCCTATATAGATTTAGGGGCAAAAATAATTTTAGAAGAGGAAGGAGCTCGTGGAGAAATAGTATCAAGAATTATTGCGGATGAATCTTCTGATATTTATAGTAGAGGTGAAATTATTGGCAAAAAGGAAAAAACAAAGGGACATTTAGATTGCAAGGGAATACTATTGAAATCTACCGCAAGAATTTCTGCTATTCCCATACTTATCGCTGAAAATCCTGAAAGCGAATTATCTCATGAAGCTGCAATAGGACCAATCGCAGAAGAAGAAATTGAATATTTAACTACACGTGGATTCGAAAGAGACGAGGCAATCTCGACTATAACTCGAGGCTTTTTAAACTTAGATATTCCTGGTCTTCCAAAGGTAGCGAAAGAACAAATAAGTTACGCCATAGCTCAACTTGAAAAGGGAGGATTATAA
- the galK gene encoding galactokinase, whose translation MNNNLKEFFGSLEKVRGVRAPGRVNLIGEHTDYHLGYVLPCAINRYFYFFLRENNTKRVKIYSENFSQAFQFELNNIEYSYKYPWSNYLLGVIKEIIEKVGEIPGFDGYIYSEIPMGAGLSSSAAYEVSVAFGLKEYFQLPLNLIDIVKLSQKAENEFVGARCGIMDQFISAFGKKDHALLLDTRNLEYEYIPFDIKSKDLELVIVDTKVKHSIAGEGYTKRREEGEKALEILRNYLPINSLRDLDEEGFSLSQKVLPDPLKRRVEHVYRENQRVLNFVKALKENKWEELDKYMVESHNSLRYLYEVTCEELDFLFEKAHEYYAFTSRMTGGGFGGSTINLVFSKMLNLWCQKIEEAYRLRFGFSPEILILETANGVGEINL comes from the coding sequence ATGAATAATAATTTAAAAGAATTTTTCGGTAGTCTTGAGAAAGTTAGAGGAGTTAGGGCTCCTGGAAGGGTGAATCTTATTGGAGAGCATACAGATTACCATCTTGGATATGTTCTCCCCTGTGCAATAAATAGATATTTTTATTTCTTTTTAAGAGAAAATAACACAAAAAGAGTCAAGATATATTCTGAAAATTTTTCTCAAGCTTTTCAATTTGAATTAAATAATATTGAATATAGTTACAAATATCCATGGAGTAATTATTTACTAGGAGTCATAAAAGAAATAATAGAGAAGGTAGGAGAGATACCGGGGTTTGATGGATATATTTATAGTGAAATTCCAATGGGTGCAGGATTGTCAAGCTCTGCAGCTTACGAAGTTTCTGTTGCTTTTGGATTAAAAGAATATTTTCAACTTCCTTTAAATTTAATAGATATTGTCAAATTATCTCAAAAAGCTGAAAATGAATTTGTAGGAGCAAGATGTGGTATTATGGATCAATTTATATCAGCTTTTGGAAAAAAAGATCATGCTCTTCTACTAGACACAAGAAACTTAGAATATGAATATATTCCCTTTGATATAAAGAGTAAAGATTTAGAATTAGTAATAGTGGATACAAAGGTGAAACATTCAATTGCAGGAGAAGGATATACAAAGAGAAGAGAAGAGGGGGAAAAAGCCTTAGAAATTTTAAGAAATTATCTTCCTATTAATTCTCTAAGAGACTTAGATGAAGAAGGTTTTAGCTTATCACAAAAAGTTTTGCCTGATCCTTTAAAAAGAAGAGTGGAACATGTTTATAGAGAAAATCAAAGGGTTCTTAATTTTGTAAAGGCATTAAAAGAAAACAAATGGGAAGAATTAGATAAATACATGGTAGAATCTCATAACAGTTTAAGATATCTTTATGAAGTTACTTGTGAGGAATTAGACTTTCTTTTTGAAAAAGCTCATGAATATTATGCTTTTACTTCAAGAATGACAGGAGGAGGATTTGGTGGTTCCACCATAAACCTCGTTTTTTCGAAAATGCTTAACTTATGGTGTCAAAAAATTGAAGAGGCTTATAGATTGAGATTTGGATTTTCTCCTGAAATTTTGATTTTAGAAACAGCAAACGGAGTAGGGGAAATTAATTTATAA
- the galT gene encoding galactose-1-phosphate uridylyltransferase encodes MSSELRWHPFLKEWVIVAGKVQERPVLPPREKCPLCYGGVEVPKPYDLLVFENRFPSLTKEVFDVIPFEDEIYKLKGGQGVCEVVLYSMEHDSSVSRMPLEQVEKLVLVWEDRFKDLSALDFINYVLIFENRGEIVGVSLHHPHGQIYAFPFIPPIIEKEINSSMEYYNKKGKCLFCSILEKEKNEKKRLVYENKYFTAFSPFYGKYPFELHIYSNRHLGSLPEMNYEEKMYLAEIIQKIVKAYDNVYGFNFSYMMVLHQKPSKGEYPFYHFHIEFYSLHRDKDKIKYLASVESGSGTFINPLAPEDSAELIRESIRRFRE; translated from the coding sequence ATGAGTAGTGAGTTAAGATGGCATCCTTTTTTGAAAGAATGGGTTATTGTTGCAGGAAAAGTTCAAGAAAGACCAGTGCTTCCTCCAAGGGAAAAATGTCCATTATGTTATGGTGGAGTTGAAGTTCCAAAACCTTACGATCTATTGGTTTTTGAAAATAGATTTCCTTCTTTAACTAAAGAGGTTTTTGATGTTATTCCTTTTGAAGATGAGATTTATAAACTAAAAGGTGGACAGGGTGTATGCGAAGTAGTTTTGTATTCTATGGAGCATGACTCTTCAGTATCTCGCATGCCCTTAGAGCAAGTGGAGAAGTTAGTATTGGTTTGGGAAGATAGATTTAAAGATCTAAGTGCTTTAGATTTTATAAATTATGTGCTTATTTTTGAAAATAGAGGAGAAATAGTAGGAGTAAGTCTTCACCATCCTCATGGTCAAATCTATGCTTTCCCTTTTATTCCACCAATAATTGAGAAAGAAATCAATTCTTCAATGGAATATTACAATAAAAAAGGAAAATGTCTTTTTTGCTCCATATTAGAAAAGGAGAAAAACGAAAAGAAAAGGTTAGTCTATGAGAACAAATATTTCACTGCCTTTTCTCCTTTTTATGGTAAATACCCTTTTGAACTTCATATATATTCCAATAGACATTTAGGTTCTCTTCCTGAAATGAATTATGAAGAAAAAATGTATTTAGCAGAGATTATACAAAAAATTGTTAAAGCTTATGATAATGTATATGGATTCAATTTTTCCTATATGATGGTTTTACATCAAAAACCTTCTAAAGGTGAATATCCCTTTTATCATTTTCATATTGAATTTTATTCCCTTCATAGAGATAAGGATAAAATTAAATATCTTGCTAGCGTGGAATCAGGATCAGGAACCTTTATAAACCCATTAGCTCCCGAGGACTCTGCAGAACTTATAAGGGAAAGCATAAGGAGGTTTAGAGAATGA
- the dxr gene encoding 1-deoxy-D-xylulose-5-phosphate reductoisomerase gives MKRVVILGASGSIGLQTIEVIREHRDKFAIVGIAVKENILTLKELAEEFRPPYLAVYNSNIEIPSFSYNPTILFGREGIEFLASLEDIDLVIIAISGLEAIYPTKKAILSNKKIALATKEVIVTCGKFFKEWLKNSNSEIIPIDSEHSAIFQLLSDRKGEIERIILTASGGPFFGKEKKYIENVELEEVLNHPRWRMGKKTTIDSANLVNKALEIVEAHYLFNLPYEKIDVLIHPQSIVHGIIELIDGSLIAYLSPTDMKFAIQYALFYPERINYKWQKLDLRDMRLDFYPVDDQFPIIKYLYEVVKKGDIFPAILAISDEIFVSQFLKGNIKFSQIVPLIIKVMENWKGKNEIEGEEDLLELIAWTEKEAINLIKKYGK, from the coding sequence ATGAAGAGAGTAGTAATATTAGGAGCTTCAGGTTCCATAGGTTTACAAACTATTGAAGTAATAAGAGAACATAGAGATAAGTTTGCTATAGTTGGGATAGCAGTTAAAGAAAATATTTTAACGTTAAAAGAATTGGCAGAAGAATTTAGACCTCCCTATTTAGCAGTTTATAATTCTAACATAGAAATTCCCTCTTTTTCCTATAATCCTACTATTCTGTTTGGAAGGGAAGGGATAGAATTCTTAGCAAGTTTAGAAGATATAGATTTAGTTATAATAGCTATATCTGGACTTGAAGCAATTTATCCTACAAAAAAGGCTATCTTAAGTAATAAAAAAATTGCTTTAGCGACCAAGGAAGTAATAGTTACTTGTGGAAAATTCTTTAAAGAGTGGCTTAAAAATTCTAATTCTGAAATAATTCCTATAGATAGCGAACATAGTGCTATTTTTCAGCTTCTTTCCGACAGAAAAGGGGAGATTGAAAGAATTATACTAACTGCTTCAGGTGGTCCCTTTTTTGGAAAAGAAAAAAAATATATTGAAAATGTAGAACTAGAGGAAGTTTTAAATCATCCCCGATGGAGAATGGGAAAGAAAACTACTATTGATTCTGCAAATCTTGTAAACAAAGCTTTAGAAATTGTAGAAGCCCATTATCTTTTTAACCTTCCCTATGAAAAGATTGATGTTCTTATTCATCCCCAAAGTATTGTTCATGGAATTATTGAACTTATTGATGGCTCGCTTATAGCCTATCTTTCTCCAACAGATATGAAATTTGCCATTCAATATGCCCTCTTCTATCCAGAAAGGATAAATTATAAATGGCAAAAGCTTGATTTAAGAGATATGAGATTAGATTTTTATCCTGTTGATGATCAGTTCCCTATTATTAAATATTTATATGAAGTAGTTAAAAAGGGAGATATTTTTCCTGCTATTCTTGCTATTTCTGATGAGATTTTTGTTTCTCAGTTTTTAAAAGGAAATATAAAATTTTCTCAGATTGTTCCATTAATAATTAAAGTAATGGAGAATTGGAAGGGAAAGAATGAAATAGAAGGAGAAGAAGATTTATTAGAGTTAATAGCTTGGACAGAAAAGGAAGCTATTAATTTGATAAAAAAATATGGCAAATAA
- a CDS encoding phosphatidate cytidylyltransferase, with product MLERIITGLWGIPLILWTIHIGDQVLFIFVMVLVGFGLWEFYTLLEKYKFEPLKLEGIILGLLYITFIYFGSRRALIIFLPLLILVLLIYELFSKKRTITDLSLTFLGFFYIPFLLGYLLMLRSLPQGEKFCYFTFILVWVSDTSAFFVGKTIGKHPLAPSISPKKTIEGTIAGIFFSGLSSLIFSFLYSWRPLFTLILGITVGIMGQLGDLVESMLKREIGVKDTSSLLPGHGGVLDRFDSLLFAIPTVYYFLSLLRL from the coding sequence GTGTTAGAGAGGATAATCACGGGACTTTGGGGAATTCCTCTCATTCTCTGGACTATTCATATAGGAGATCAGGTATTATTTATTTTTGTAATGGTATTAGTAGGATTTGGATTATGGGAATTTTATACTCTTTTAGAGAAATATAAGTTTGAACCTTTAAAATTAGAGGGAATAATTTTAGGACTTCTTTATATCACTTTTATCTATTTTGGCTCTCGAAGAGCTTTAATAATCTTTTTGCCTTTATTAATCTTAGTATTACTTATATATGAACTTTTTAGTAAAAAGAGGACAATTACTGATCTTTCTCTAACCTTTTTGGGTTTTTTTTACATCCCTTTTTTATTGGGATATCTTTTAATGTTGAGAAGTTTACCTCAGGGTGAGAAGTTTTGTTACTTTACTTTTATTTTAGTTTGGGTTTCTGATACCTCTGCATTTTTTGTGGGAAAAACTATAGGAAAACATCCTTTGGCTCCATCTATAAGTCCTAAGAAAACTATTGAGGGAACAATAGCAGGAATCTTTTTCTCTGGTTTATCTTCTTTAATTTTTTCTTTTCTATATTCTTGGAGACCTTTATTTACTCTAATTTTGGGAATTACTGTAGGTATTATGGGACAGTTAGGAGATCTTGTAGAATCAATGTTAAAGAGGGAAATTGGAGTAAAGGATACATCCTCTCTTCTTCCTGGCCATGGAGGAGTATTAGATAGATTTGATAGTCTTCTTTTTGCTATACCAACAGTTTACTACTTCCTATCCTTGTTAAGATTATGA
- a CDS encoding isoprenyl transferase, translating into MDIEIPKDKLPKHIAFIMDGNGRWAQKKGLPRIMGHREGALVVERISEVGFKWGIPYLTFFAFSTENWKRPRDEVEGLMRILDESIDRFKYKLIKNNIKLKVIGDITAIPDYLQKRIERVIDETKSGDRGVLTVALNYGGRWDIISACKKIIHDVINEKIFLDDINIENFSNYLSTHDLPDPDLLIRTSGEYRISNFLLWQLAYTELWFTNKYWPDFNEEDLKEACIEYAQRRRRFGGL; encoded by the coding sequence ATGGATATAGAAATTCCCAAGGATAAACTCCCAAAACATATCGCTTTTATAATGGATGGAAACGGAAGGTGGGCTCAAAAGAAAGGACTTCCTAGAATTATGGGACACAGAGAAGGAGCTTTAGTTGTAGAAAGAATTTCAGAGGTAGGTTTTAAATGGGGTATTCCTTACTTAACCTTTTTTGCTTTTTCTACAGAGAATTGGAAGAGACCTAGGGATGAAGTTGAGGGTCTCATGAGGATTTTAGATGAAAGTATTGATAGATTTAAATATAAGCTTATTAAAAATAATATTAAGTTAAAAGTTATAGGAGACATAACTGCTATTCCAGATTATCTTCAGAAAAGGATTGAAAGAGTGATTGACGAGACAAAAAGTGGGGATAGAGGAGTACTTACAGTTGCCTTAAATTACGGAGGAAGATGGGATATTATTTCTGCGTGTAAAAAAATCATCCATGATGTAATTAATGAGAAAATTTTTTTAGATGATATCAATATAGAAAATTTTAGTAATTATCTTTCAACTCATGATCTTCCTGACCCAGATCTTCTAATTAGAACCAGTGGAGAATATAGAATAAGTAACTTTCTTCTTTGGCAGTTAGCCTACACAGAACTATGGTTTACCAATAAATATTGGCCAGATTTTAATGAAGAGGATTTAAAAGAAGCGTGTATAGAATATGCACAGAGAAGAAGACGTTTTGGAGGACTTTAG
- the frr gene encoding ribosome recycling factor, protein MGKESFKEIEEKMKKTIEAVKREFQGIRTGKPSIGLFDEIKVNYYGNMMPLSQVASLKIGDGRTVLIQPWDKSVLSEIEKAILKSNLGLTPQSDGQVIRVNFPPLSEERRRELVKIAHKEAENGRVAIRNIRRDYLEVFKKEKQEGKISEDEFHRLQDELQKLTNKYIGEIDKLLDIKEKEIMEV, encoded by the coding sequence ATGGGTAAAGAAAGCTTTAAAGAAATAGAAGAGAAAATGAAAAAAACTATAGAAGCGGTAAAAAGAGAATTTCAAGGTATTAGAACGGGAAAACCATCTATTGGTCTTTTTGATGAGATTAAAGTAAATTACTATGGCAACATGATGCCATTAAGTCAAGTTGCTTCTTTAAAAATAGGAGATGGAAGAACTGTATTAATTCAGCCTTGGGATAAAAGTGTTCTTTCTGAGATCGAGAAAGCGATCTTAAAATCAAATCTTGGATTAACCCCTCAGAGTGATGGGCAAGTAATTCGAGTTAATTTTCCACCTTTATCAGAAGAGAGAAGAAGGGAACTTGTTAAAATTGCCCATAAAGAAGCAGAAAATGGGAGAGTAGCTATAAGAAATATAAGAAGAGATTATTTGGAGGTTTTTAAAAAAGAAAAACAAGAAGGTAAAATTTCGGAAGATGAATTTCATAGGCTTCAGGATGAACTTCAAAAATTAACAAATAAATATATTGGAGAAATAGACAAGTTATTAGATATTAAAGAAAAAGAAATTATGGAAGTTTAG
- the pyrH gene encoding UMP kinase, producing MVSPRFKRILLKLSGEIFSGPSGFGLDPIKVNQIAQDIKEVYELGVEIGIVVGGGNIFRGRESKDLGIDRATADYMGMLATVINALALQDALERLGVNTRVQTAIEMRQIAEPFIRRRAIRHLEKGRIVIFAAGTGNPFFTTDTAAVLRASEIKAEVILKETKVDGVYTEDPFVNPNAKKFDTINALDFLKLRLEALDATAVSLSMENKIPIIVFSMSEKGNLKRIIMGEKIGTYIGP from the coding sequence ATGGTTTCACCGAGATTTAAAAGAATTCTATTGAAACTTTCAGGAGAAATTTTTAGTGGTCCTTCAGGTTTTGGTTTAGATCCTATAAAGGTTAATCAAATAGCTCAAGATATAAAGGAAGTTTATGAATTAGGAGTAGAAATAGGGATAGTAGTGGGTGGAGGAAATATTTTTAGAGGGAGAGAGAGTAAGGATTTGGGTATAGATAGAGCTACTGCTGATTATATGGGAATGTTAGCAACAGTAATAAATGCTTTGGCTCTTCAAGATGCTTTAGAAAGATTGGGTGTAAATACAAGAGTTCAAACTGCAATAGAAATGAGACAAATTGCAGAACCCTTTATACGTAGAAGAGCAATAAGGCATTTAGAAAAGGGAAGAATAGTAATTTTTGCAGCAGGAACAGGAAATCCCTTTTTTACTACAGATACTGCAGCAGTTCTAAGAGCTTCAGAAATTAAGGCGGAAGTAATTTTAAAAGAAACAAAAGTTGATGGTGTATACACCGAAGATCCATTTGTAAATCCTAATGCTAAAAAATTTGATACTATAAATGCTCTTGATTTTCTTAAACTAAGATTAGAGGCTTTAGATGCTACCGCTGTTTCCCTATCCATGGAAAATAAAATTCCTATAATAGTTTTTTCAATGTCTGAAAAGGGAAATCTAAAGAGAATAATTATGGGAGAAAAAATAGGGACATATATTGGTCCTTAG
- the tsf gene encoding translation elongation factor Ts, with translation MEVSLEMIRELREKTGAGVMDAKRALEEANGDMEKAILILRERGIVKAAKKSTRVAKEGIIEAYIHTGSKLGVLLELNCETDFVARTDEFKNLAKDLCLQIAGMNPLYISKEDVPKEVLEREKNIYMTQLEKEGNKPSHVIEKIVNGRLEKFFEEVCLLEQPFVKNPEIKVKDLLTEAISKLGENIVIRRFVRYVVGEEE, from the coding sequence ATGGAAGTTTCTTTGGAAATGATTAGAGAATTAAGAGAAAAAACGGGTGCGGGAGTTATGGATGCAAAACGTGCCCTTGAGGAAGCTAATGGTGATATGGAAAAGGCAATCTTAATCCTAAGAGAAAGGGGAATAGTAAAGGCTGCGAAAAAGTCTACGAGAGTTGCAAAGGAAGGAATTATTGAAGCATATATTCATACGGGATCAAAACTTGGAGTTCTATTGGAACTCAACTGTGAAACAGATTTTGTTGCGAGAACTGATGAATTTAAAAATCTAGCGAAGGACCTATGTTTACAAATTGCAGGAATGAATCCTTTATATATAAGTAAAGAAGATGTACCTAAAGAGGTTCTAGAAAGAGAAAAAAATATCTATATGACTCAATTAGAAAAAGAAGGAAATAAACCTTCTCATGTTATTGAAAAGATAGTTAATGGAAGACTTGAAAAATTTTTTGAAGAAGTTTGTTTATTGGAACAGCCTTTTGTAAAAAATCCTGAAATTAAAGTGAAGGATTTATTAACAGAAGCTATTTCAAAGTTAGGTGAAAATATTGTAATAAGAAGATTTGTAAGATATGTGGTAGGAGAGGAAGAATAA
- the rpsB gene encoding 30S ribosomal protein S2, producing MAHILMKQLLEAGVHFGHQTKRWCPKMKEYIFSERNGIHIIDLQKTLVKLEEAYEFVKEQAKDGKTFLFIGTKKQAQQSIEEEAKRCGAFYVTQRWLGGMLTNFSTIKSRIDYMIRLEEMKNNGKFEKLPKKEALRYERELEKLVKLFDGLRGIETLPDVVFIVDPKREEIAVKEARRLNIPIVAIVDTNCDPEVIDYPIPGNDDAIRAVKLIVSKIADAIIEGRDLREKELELQEKETEVG from the coding sequence ATGGCTCATATACTAATGAAACAATTATTAGAGGCAGGAGTACATTTCGGGCACCAGACGAAACGATGGTGTCCTAAAATGAAGGAGTATATTTTTTCCGAAAGAAATGGTATACATATTATCGACCTTCAAAAAACCTTAGTAAAACTGGAAGAAGCATATGAGTTTGTAAAGGAACAAGCAAAAGATGGTAAAACCTTCTTGTTTATAGGAACAAAAAAACAAGCCCAGCAAAGTATAGAGGAAGAAGCAAAAAGATGTGGAGCCTTTTATGTAACTCAAAGATGGCTTGGTGGTATGTTAACTAATTTTTCTACTATAAAATCTCGGATTGATTATATGATTCGTTTAGAAGAAATGAAAAACAATGGAAAATTTGAAAAGCTCCCCAAGAAAGAAGCTTTAAGATATGAAAGGGAATTAGAAAAATTAGTTAAGCTTTTTGATGGCTTAAGGGGAATAGAAACTCTTCCTGATGTGGTATTTATTGTGGATCCAAAAAGAGAAGAGATTGCAGTTAAAGAGGCAAGAAGGTTAAACATACCAATTGTTGCTATTGTAGATACTAACTGTGATCCAGAAGTAATTGATTATCCTATTCCAGGAAATGATGATGCTATAAGAGCTGTAAAATTAATTGTTTCAAAGATAGCGGATGCAATTATTGAAGGAAGAGATTTACGAGAAAAGGAATTAGAATTACAAGAGAAGGAAACTGAAGTTGGATAG
- a CDS encoding ribosome maturation factor RimP, which yields MEIIKKVKEIAEPILEKEGIELVDIEYQREKKGWVLRFYIHKPGGVSVEDCALISEKIGRELDFYDPIPHSYTLEVSSPGLDRPLTKISDFKRNIGEKVIIFLKESYEGEKNIQGKILGIENNEVILERKKEVINIPIEKIHYGKLIVEF from the coding sequence ATGGAAATTATAAAAAAGGTCAAAGAAATTGCAGAACCTATTCTTGAAAAAGAAGGAATAGAGCTTGTAGATATTGAATATCAAAGAGAAAAAAAAGGATGGGTTCTAAGGTTTTATATACATAAGCCTGGAGGAGTTTCTGTAGAAGATTGTGCTTTAATTAGTGAAAAAATAGGAAGGGAATTGGATTTTTATGATCCAATTCCTCATTCTTATACTCTTGAGGTTTCTTCTCCAGGATTAGATAGACCTTTAACTAAAATAAGTGATTTTAAGAGAAATATTGGTGAAAAAGTAATAATATTTCTCAAAGAAAGTTATGAAGGAGAAAAGAATATACAAGGAAAAATTTTAGGAATAGAAAATAATGAAGTAATCTTAGAAAGAAAGAAAGAAGTTATAAATATTCCTATCGAAAAAATTCATTATGGCAAATTAATTGTAGAATTCTAG